One Drechmeria coniospora strain ARSEF 6962 chromosome 01, whole genome shotgun sequence genomic region harbors:
- a CDS encoding Major facilitator superfamily transporter yields MEHLCQASEGRNGTESVLSEVDKASGEQQYSSKSRLTSTTVTDTGKFAPIAIQLSSASNGATAVELENELTMAKPKSRADNPTDHSSAYSDASYPEVDVQQSTTPPVSLSPDSTAIVESAFQDSTFQNQFHRQPPINITQRNQECEKSATPSARDTQLQNLNGATSTIEGQDDSQDSRVAELQETPSILDSPSSLDSVRPESQFYVALHHSIFSDISARNSRLAYTKVAPFDPALEHTAQGPNTTRAEGEFVSQSPTTLDITIEEGGSVARTSNHSSRPPSARRYQYRLPEVEAPVDGRQLDALAEGITPSSSAFEFPKSKIRPHIFESDYHGYPGQSIQYGPKVKPMLQPESTGSELKPCSPTSGANFGSAAPPMYRHLPKVQPFSGQSLSVPVPSPLSLDQCTAAEVPEMECVGDVEEYPATEPTNNIYFEGQNSDAASRVLDAHAPSRCQEYPTSAKPEPHTIETYHGRMHSASSPNREVTPYGVAERSSRCAETLYDSGPVRSPPRPIDDAGSPSRRSSHRIDTATKAVHDAVSSGEGLKGSGAFGDVRTQSRRRSFVHSSTPTSKIHSCCEDDVAPDEQGTRTLASMTTDAKGGLPPEIRSHRSSVADSPINRKAATENSQGPTSSQRTAQWLRGVLGQPDPYTTKFTKRPDKRQDETQASPDQVPRSESLVSSFLASCHLPRRGCEHSVKSKLTFDGHDLKSAVGDLERLLNEALNIASHVIERPDATTALPRTFEPDPSLHSDRHSGDGEYSCQLDPSPTSAPGSAEDPQRAAGMVTISSDKSSLPKSPRCPRATTQSGYRGRPRRNGIIQTYSGQGGEKDTGKTDRDDRQLRVSPGNLQVSFDIPRRKTCTNVAGCLDLSEDGLRRSKHAPAECAGGRGRLGDDPLIPVELAPQLGPGSISQYGRDVPGKIGRMGQGSVPEPRPGSGCDAGLPQRDGATRPAHTNHGINLRRKSHVSLHGVSGFSLAKSRKRQAPARDWSPIRKRFVAAVACISTALIGVILGIYAGLVPSIQYYIIDQSHATVHGNTGCFLGLALPTFFLWPLPLLHGRKPYIMSSLVLAMPLLFPQALAVNSQRLTDTVSWRIMLLASRAAMGFSLGFASMNFHSILTDLFGASLMSVNPHQEVVDQDDARRHGGGMGVWLGIWTWCWIGSLGVGFLVGACLIDQYPPAWGFYVSIIILAVVLFLNIVSPESRRSAFRRSVVEVRTGTDISRRVARGEVTMHRVKTGPRWWGQEVYHGIALSLEMLRQPGFAVLALYAAWIYAQVVLIIVLLGSLTSRFYKLRSPVVGLLVGSMALGAILAIPFQKGNLFSRSRLAQMNTNLATLNRKVAWSSHLVRRTVFTLLLPLAGICYASVSAGPPMHISAPTIFATLVGFLSCLAIAECNGLVMETFDTSDLSPGMVGRQKGGDGKLEKRTNYSSFPRVTSGFAIIHSLAFVLAAGATALGGLVTRTLGQQVSTGVVAGVLLILTLLLLLVLIRFADVQIVPKCRSDEMDRIVEVRRRSSTRRVSMPDDPQAVLDEERAWRPAMIGNPTGKKRRMNILELGGQSRWQTIRQKNKLIDEGAHLNREAWEQGIEALDDQMSDLQRDARELFGMSGVGRSSTRGGRAEEEDHAAGESIEMNGIAPQSNQGGHSGRGRYAERTCAMSESGRDGSGDGMQATRRRR; encoded by the coding sequence ATGGAACATCTGTGTCAGGCATCTGAGGGACGGAACGGCACGGAGAGTGTCTTGTCCGAAGTGGACAAGGCTTCAGGCGAACAACAGTATTCTTCAAAGTCGCGGCTAACTAGTACGACTGTTACCGACACTGGCAAGTTCGCACCCATTGCCATCCAACTGTCGTCGGCATCCAACGGGGCCACGGCAGTGGAACTGGAAAACGAATTAACCATGGCCAAGCCGAAGAGCAGAGCCGACAATCCAACAGATCACTCCTCTGCGTATTCGGATGCATCCTATCCTGAGGTGGATGTTCAGCAGTCTACCACGCCACCCGTCAGTCTATCGCCGGATAGCACTGCCATCGTTGAGTCTGCGTTCCAGGACAGTACATTTCAAAACCAATTTCATCGTCAACCCCCGATCAACATCACCCAGCGCAACCAAGAGTGCGAGAAATCGGCCACGCCATCTGCCCGGGACACACAATTGCAAAATCTAAACGGTGCGACATCGACAATCGAAGGCCAAGATGACAGTCAGGATTCCCGAGTCGCTGAACTTCAAGAAACGCCATCGATTCTTGACTCTCCTTCCTCCTTGGACAGCGTTCGGCCAGAATCTCAATTCTATGTGGCCCTCCACCACTCCATCTTCAGCGACATATCGGCAAGGAATTCCCGATTGGCCTATACCAAGGTCGCTCCGTTTGACCCTGCCCTCGAGCATACCGCCCAGGGCCCCAACACGACTCGTGCCGAAGGTGAATTCGTTTCCCAGTCACCAACTACTCTCGACATCACCATCGAAGAGGGTGGCAGCGTGGCTCGAACCTCCAATCACTCTTCTCGTCCACCTTCAGCACGTCGATACCAGTATCGATTGCCGGAAGTCGAAGCTCCTGTGGATGGCAGACAGCTCGATGCCCTCGCAGAGGGGATCACACCGTCGAGCAGCGCTTTCGAGTTTCCCAAGTCGAAGATTCGGCCGCACATTTTTGAATCAGATTACCACGGCTATCCCGGCCAGTCCATCCAATATGGTCCCAAAGTAAAGCCGATGCTGCAGCCTGAAAGCACGGGGAGTGAGCTCAAGCCATGCAGCCCAACGAGTGGTGCCAACTTCGGGTCCGCTGCACCGCCCATGTACCGTCATCTTCCAAAGGTACAGCCTTTTTCAGGCCAGTCGCTTTCCGTGCCCGTTCCCAGTCCGCTCTCCCTGGACCAATGCACTGCGGCTGAAGTGCCTGAAATGGAGTGCGTGGGTGATGTTGAAGAATACCCAGCAACGGAACCGACGAACAACATCTATTTCGAAGGCCAAAACTCCGATGCCGCAAGTCGTGTCCTTGATGCACATGCCCCATCTCGCTGCCAAGAGTATCCAACATCCGCGAAGCCAGAGCCTCACACCATCGAGACGTATCATGGTCGAATGCATTCTGCATCTAGCCCGAATCGAGAGGTCACCCCTTATGGGGTTGCCGAACGCTCTTCCCGTTGTGCTGAAACATTATACGACAGCGGTCCGGTACGGAGCCCTCCACGACCCATCGATGATGCCGGCTCCCCATCTAGACGCAGCAGCCACCGAATAGACACTGCAACCAAAGCCGTCCATGATGCAGTGTCTTCTGGCGAGGGGCTGAAAGGGAGTGGTGCTTTCGGAGACGTGCGAACGCAAAGTCGGCGGCGAAGTTTTGTTCACTCGTCTACTCCGACATCAAAAATTCACTCTTGTTGTGAGGATGATGTTGCCCCTGATGAGCAGGGAACTCGCACCTTGGCCTCCATGACAACGGATGCGAAGGGAGGCTTGCCCCCAGAGATCCGGAGTCATCGGTCCTCTGTCGCGGATTCCCCCATCAACCGAAAGGCAGCAACCGAAAATAGCCAAGGACCAACTTCTTCCCAACGTACCGCGCAGTGGCTTCGGGGTGTTCTGGGGCAGCCTGATCCCTACACGACCAAGTTCACGAAGCGTCCCGATAAGCGGCAAGACGAAACGCAAGCTTCGCCAGACCAGGTTCCGAGATCCGAGTCCCTGGTTTCCAGTTTTCTGGCTTCGTGCCATCTCCCGCGCCGGGGATGCGAACATTCGGTGAAGTCGAAGCTGACGTTTGATGGTCATGACTTGAAGAGTGCAGTTGGGGACCTGGAGCGACTCCTGAATGAGGCTCTGAATATTGCATCCCATGTCATTGAGAGACCAGACGCCACGACGGCATTGCCTCGGACCTTCGAACCAGACCCCAGCCTGCACTCAGATCGCCACAGTGGTGACGGTGAATACAGCTGCCAGCTCGATCCTTCACCTACCAGTGCCCCTGGGAGTGCTGAAGATCCTCAACGAGCAGCCGGCATGGTGACGATTAGCTCAGACAAGAGTTCCCTTCCGAAAAGCCCAAGGTGTCCGCGCGCAACTACCCAGTCTGGTTACCGagggcgtcctcggcgtaaCGGCATCATTCAGACCTATTCAGGCCAAGGAGGCGAGAAAGATACGGGCAAGACTGACCGTGACGATCGGCAGCTCCGAGTTTCTCCCGGAAATCTTCAAGTGTCGTTCGATATTCCTCGTCGGAAGACCTGCACAAATGTGGCAGGGTGCCTTGACTTGTCCGAAGACGGACTCCGCAGAAGCAAGCATGCTCCAGCGGAGTGTGCCGGTGGTCGGGGGAGGCTCGGCGACGATCCTTTGATACCAGTGGAACTTGCACCTCAGCTTGGACCTGGATCTATTTCGCAGTACGGCCGCGACGTACCGGGAAAGATTGGCCGCATGGGACAAGGCTCCGTGCCCGAACCTCGCCCAGGATCTGGGTGTGATGCCGGACTCCCGCAACGTGACGGTGCCACTCGCCCGGCGCACACGAACCACGGCATAAACCTTCGACGGAAGTCCCATGTCAGCTTGCACGGTGTCTCTGGATTCAGTCTAGCCAAGTCACGCAAACGACAGGCTCCTGCGAGGGACTGGTCACCCATCCGGAAAAGATTTGTCGCAGCGGTCGCTTGCATCAGTACCGCCCTGATCGGCGTCATACTGGGCATTTATGCCGGGCTCGTGCCCTCGATTCAATACTACATTATTGACCAGTCCCACGCCACCGTCCATGGGAACACGGGATGCTTTCTCGGTTTGGCCCTGCCGACCTTCTTTCTctggccgctgccgctgcttcATGGGCGGAAACCGTACATCATGTCAAGCCTTGTTCTCGCAATGCCTCTTTTGTTTCCTCAGGCTCTAGCCGTCAATTCGCAGCGGTTGACGGATACCGTATCCTGGAGGATCATGCTGCTCGCTTCTCGCGCCGCCATGGGCTTCTCGCTTGGGTTTGCGAGTATGAACTTTCACTCGATACTTACAGACTTATTCGGCGCTTCCCTGATGAGTGTTAATCCTCACCAGGAAGTTGTAGACCAGGACGATGCGAGAAGACACGGTGGCGGCATGGGCGTTTGGCTGGGCATATGGACTTGGTGCTGGATCGGTTCCCTTGGCGTTGGCTTTCTCGTCGGCGCTTGCCTCATCGACCAATACCCTCCCGCCTGGGGGTTTTATGTCAGCATCATTATTCTGGCCGTCGTCTTGTTCCTCAACATCGTTTCCCCCGAGTCTCGTCGCTCTGCCTTCCGACGGTCAGTCGTCGAGGTCCGGACTGGAACCGACATTTCACGCCGCGTCGCCCGGGGAGAAGTCACGATGCATCGGGTCAAAACTGGTCCAAGGTGGTGGGGACAAGAGGTGTATCACGGCATCGCCTTGTCCCTTGAGATGCTTCGTCAGCCCGGCTTTGCGGTTCTGGCCCTCTACGCTGCCTGGATTTACGCCCAAGTTGTGCTCATCATCGTCTTGTTGGGGTCGCTGACCTCGCGATTTTACAAGCTACGATCACCAGTCGTCGGACTGCTCGTTGGTTCCATGGCTCTAGGTGCCATCCTCGCGATCCCATTCCAGAAAGGCAACCTCTTCTCAAGGTCACGACTGGCGCAGATGAATACCAATCTGGCAACTCTCAACCGCAAAGTCGCGTGGTCGTCTCATCTTGTGCGTCGGACAGTCTTCACGCTCCTGCTTCCGCTCGCTGGCATCTGTTATGCATCAGTCTCAGCAGGTCCTCCGATGCACATCAGTGCTCCCACAATTTTCGCCACCCTTGTTGGTTTTCTTTCATGTTTGGCTATTGCGGAATGCAACGGGCTCGTCATGGAAACCTTTGACACGTCAGACTTGTCGCCTGGCATGGTTGGACGGCAGAagggcggcgatggaaaGCTTGAGAAGCGGACAAATTACTCTTCATTCCCACGCGTCACGTCCGGCTTTGCCATAATCCACAGTCTCGCCTTTGTGCTTGCGGCTGGTGCCACAGCTCTGGGTGGTCTCGTCACAAGAACGCTGGGCCAACAAGTCTCCACTGGTGTTGTGGCGGGCGTCCTCCTGATCCTCACTTTGCTTCTCCTTCTAGTCCTCATTCGTTTTGCCGATGTTCAAATCGTGCCAAAGTGCAGGTCAGACGAGATGGACAGGATTGTCGAAGTCCGACGCCGGTCATCGACTCGCCGAGTCTCCATGCCCGACGACCCACAAGCCGTTCTGGACGAAGAGAGAGCTTGGAGGCCTGCCATGATTGGGAACCCGACTGGAAAGAAACGACGCATGAATATTCTCGAGCTCGGGGGGCAGAGTCGGTGGCAAACTATCCGCCAAAAGAATAAGCTGATCGATGAGGGGGCTCATCTGAACCGTGAAGCCTGGGAGCAAGGAATAGAGGCGCTAGACGACCAAATGAGCGACTTGCAACGAGATGCCCGAGAGCTATTCGGCATGAGTGGCGTGGGGAGGAGCTCCACGCGGGGAGGACGAGCGGAAGAAGAGGATCATGCGGCAGGTGAATCCATCGAGATGAATGGCATCGCACCCCAGAGCAACCAAGGGGGTCACTCGGGACGTGGTCGATACGCCGAAAGGACGTGTGCCATGAGCGAGTCTGGACGAGATGGAAGTGGAGATGGGATGCAGGCTACGCGGAGAAGACGCTGA